In a single window of the Flavobacterium ammoniigenes genome:
- a CDS encoding response regulator transcription factor has translation MKKIVIIDDEIKLREAIVELFSFIGYQIIEANDGIDGLEKVQLHQPDLIICDVMMPKLDGYGFLKIHSSSSNSAIPVVLLTAKTEEGDELIGKELGAKEYVKKPFTFQELRKIVEKYI, from the coding sequence ATGAAAAAAATAGTAATCATTGATGACGAAATCAAATTAAGAGAAGCCATCGTAGAACTATTTTCTTTTATTGGTTACCAAATCATAGAAGCAAATGATGGTATAGATGGATTAGAAAAAGTGCAATTGCATCAACCCGATCTCATTATCTGTGATGTCATGATGCCAAAATTAGATGGCTACGGGTTTCTCAAAATTCATAGTTCCTCTTCAAACTCTGCTATCCCAGTTGTACTACTAACCGCTAAAACAGAAGAAGGCGACGAGTTAATTGGTAAGGAATTAGGCGCAAAAGAATACGTTAAAAAACCTTTTACTTTTCAGGAATTGAGAAAAATAGTAGAAAAATACATTTAA
- a CDS encoding polyprenyl synthetase family protein: MNITSQIKQPILTEMELFEKKFYESMSSKVALLNRITYYIVNRKGKQMRPMFVFLTAKMVSGGNVNERTYRGACVIELIHTATLVHDDVVDDSNRRRGFFSLNALWKNKIAVLVGDYLLSKGLLLSIDNGDFDLLKIISVAVREMSEGELLQIEKARRLDITEEVYYEIIRKKTATLIASCCALGAQSVIEDEVQVNNMHRFGELIGMAFQIKDDLFDYTDDAIGKPTGIDIKEQKMTLPLIHVLNTCTAREKSWLINSIKNHNKDKKRVKEVISFVKNNNGLAYAEQKMLQFQQEALEILVNYPDSTFKEALVLMVNYVIERKI; encoded by the coding sequence ATGAATATCACCTCTCAAATAAAACAACCTATTTTGACCGAAATGGAACTTTTTGAAAAAAAGTTCTACGAGTCGATGTCTTCCAAAGTAGCGTTGTTGAACCGAATTACCTATTATATTGTCAATCGAAAAGGGAAACAAATGCGACCTATGTTTGTTTTCTTGACTGCCAAAATGGTTTCGGGAGGGAATGTAAATGAGCGAACGTATCGCGGCGCTTGTGTGATTGAGTTGATTCATACCGCAACATTAGTTCATGATGACGTAGTGGATGATAGTAATCGTCGACGTGGTTTTTTCTCTTTAAATGCACTTTGGAAAAATAAAATTGCCGTTTTAGTTGGAGACTATCTACTTTCTAAAGGATTATTGCTCTCCATTGATAATGGCGATTTTGATTTACTTAAAATAATTTCGGTTGCCGTTCGTGAAATGAGTGAAGGAGAATTACTTCAAATTGAAAAAGCCCGAAGATTAGACATCACTGAGGAGGTATACTACGAAATTATTCGAAAAAAGACAGCGACTTTAATCGCTTCTTGTTGTGCATTAGGAGCCCAATCCGTGATAGAGGACGAGGTACAAGTGAACAATATGCATCGCTTTGGGGAACTCATTGGAATGGCGTTCCAAATCAAAGATGATTTGTTTGATTATACCGATGATGCCATTGGAAAACCAACAGGAATTGATATTAAAGAACAAAAAATGACTTTGCCATTGATTCATGTTTTAAATACTTGTACCGCAAGAGAAAAAAGTTGGTTAATCAATTCTATAAAAAACCATAACAAAGACAAGAAACGCGTTAAAGAAGTGATTTCATTTGTAAAGAACAACAATGGTTTGGCTTATGCCGAACAAAAAATGCTTCAATTCCAACAAGAAGCATTGGAGATATTAGTAAATTACCCGGATTCAACCTTTAAAGAAGCCTTGGTTTTGATGGTTAATTATGTGATTGAAAGAAAAATATAA
- the rlmN gene encoding 23S rRNA (adenine(2503)-C(2))-methyltransferase RlmN: MPIEKKDIRALSKDQLRDFFVSNGDKAFRGNQVYEWLWSKGAHSFDDMTNLAKPTRQMLEEHFVINHIKVDTMQRSEDGTVKNAVRLHDGLIVESVLIPTETRTTACVSSQVGCSLDCNFCATARLKRMRNLEPGEIYDQVVAIDRESRLYYNHPLSNIVFMGMGEPLMNYNNVIKAIDMITSPEGLGMSPKRIMVSTSGVPKMIKKLADDGVKFKLAVSLHSAIDEIRSRIMPFSENFPLADLREALEYWYRKTKSKISYEYVVWKGINDDKASVDALVKFCKYVPCKVNLIEYNPIDDGEFQQASEEAIAAYIKGLEAIGIVVKVRRSRGKDIDAACGQLANKS, translated from the coding sequence ATGCCAATCGAGAAAAAAGACATACGCGCCTTATCCAAAGACCAATTGCGAGATTTTTTTGTTTCCAATGGAGACAAAGCTTTTCGAGGCAACCAAGTGTACGAATGGTTGTGGAGTAAAGGAGCGCATTCTTTTGACGATATGACCAATTTGGCTAAGCCAACCCGTCAAATGCTAGAAGAACACTTTGTGATCAATCATATCAAAGTAGACACCATGCAACGCAGTGAAGATGGAACGGTTAAAAATGCCGTTCGTTTGCACGACGGATTGATTGTAGAATCGGTTTTAATTCCAACAGAAACTAGAACCACGGCCTGTGTATCGAGTCAGGTGGGATGTAGCTTGGATTGTAATTTTTGTGCTACGGCTCGTTTGAAGCGAATGAGAAATTTAGAACCCGGCGAAATTTACGACCAAGTTGTCGCTATAGATAGAGAAAGTCGGTTGTATTACAACCATCCTTTATCCAACATTGTTTTTATGGGAATGGGAGAACCTTTGATGAATTACAATAATGTCATCAAAGCGATTGATATGATTACTTCGCCAGAAGGTTTAGGCATGTCTCCTAAACGAATCATGGTTTCTACTTCGGGCGTGCCCAAGATGATTAAAAAATTAGCAGATGATGGGGTCAAATTTAAATTGGCCGTTTCGTTACACTCCGCAATTGATGAAATCCGTTCTCGTATTATGCCTTTTAGCGAAAATTTTCCTTTGGCTGATTTGCGTGAAGCATTGGAATATTGGTACCGAAAAACGAAAAGTAAGATATCTTACGAATATGTAGTTTGGAAAGGAATCAACGATGACAAAGCCTCGGTAGATGCCTTAGTGAAGTTTTGTAAATACGTTCCTTGTAAAGTAAATCTTATCGAATACAATCCAATTGATGATGGCGAATTCCAACAAGCCTCCGAAGAAGCCATTGCTGCTTACATAAAAGGATTAGAAGCGATTGGAATTGTAGTGAAAGTACGAAGAAGCCGTGGAAAAGATATTGATGCCGCTTGTGGGCAATTGGCAAATAAATCCTAA
- a CDS encoding response regulator, which translates to MKIQKQKIVLIEDDVALGNSILELLVLHNFEAKWFEESTQALAYLSQNTPDLIISDLMMPKINGGELFLNIRKNKKFSTVPYIIITANVDDEIKLNQLELGVNDYIIKPFKVKELIFKVNNVLELRKNIEKNFGIDPFSKVTIKLSEKDFLTSLNELLLKAIKTRPDLDELSKSLFISKSTLDKRIRKLTNKNVSQYIREFKIQYAMKLIHLGERNIQFLVDETGFGSFSYFSTSFKAYCQMSPRDYIKSVQAV; encoded by the coding sequence GTGAAAATCCAAAAGCAAAAAATAGTATTAATTGAAGATGATGTAGCATTAGGAAACTCCATCCTAGAGTTATTGGTATTGCATAATTTTGAGGCTAAATGGTTTGAAGAAAGTACGCAAGCTTTGGCATATCTTTCACAAAACACCCCCGATTTAATTATTAGTGATTTAATGATGCCCAAAATCAATGGAGGAGAACTATTTCTTAACATTCGCAAAAACAAGAAATTTTCAACGGTTCCTTACATAATTATTACGGCAAATGTAGATGATGAAATAAAATTAAATCAGTTAGAGTTGGGAGTAAATGATTACATCATTAAACCATTCAAAGTTAAAGAGTTGATTTTTAAAGTAAATAATGTACTAGAATTAAGAAAAAACATTGAAAAAAACTTTGGGATTGATCCTTTTTCAAAAGTAACGATTAAGTTATCTGAAAAAGATTTCCTGACTTCTTTAAACGAGTTGTTATTGAAGGCGATCAAAACAAGGCCAGATTTAGATGAATTGTCAAAAAGTCTGTTTATTAGTAAATCGACTTTAGATAAAAGAATTCGAAAACTTACCAATAAAAATGTGAGCCAATACATAAGAGAGTTCAAAATTCAATATGCTATGAAATTGATTCATTTAGGAGAACGAAACATACAGTTTTTAGTAGATGAAACTGGGTTTGGGTCTTTTTCTTATTTTTCAACCAGTTTTAAGGCGTATTGCCAAATGAGTCCACGCGATTATATTAAATCGGTACAAGCGGTCTAA
- a CDS encoding phosphatase PAP2 family protein yields MLEKVLQLDIQLLVFLNGLGSTTFDGLWLFITKQSNWTLFFVLLLYLVYKKIGIRSTLYLLLFVTLLLIVTDQTTNLFKVTFQRLRPCNNPDINSIIRLVKPSNSFSFFSGHAANSMATMTFLYLLLKKYYRYAFLVFLFPLIFAYSRIYLGLHYPLDILTGYVFGATFGYIAYKWYQKYVLKNS; encoded by the coding sequence ATGCTTGAAAAAGTACTTCAGTTAGATATTCAATTATTGGTTTTTTTGAATGGTTTAGGCTCCACCACTTTTGATGGACTTTGGCTATTTATTACCAAACAATCCAACTGGACTCTCTTTTTTGTATTGCTTTTATATTTGGTCTATAAAAAAATAGGAATTAGATCCACGCTTTATTTACTCTTGTTTGTGACGCTTTTATTGATTGTAACCGATCAGACTACTAATTTATTTAAAGTTACTTTTCAACGTTTAAGACCGTGCAATAATCCGGATATAAATTCAATTATTCGATTGGTTAAACCGAGTAATTCATTTAGTTTCTTTTCAGGTCATGCCGCCAACTCAATGGCAACTATGACGTTTTTATATTTACTTTTAAAAAAGTATTATCGTTATGCTTTTCTGGTTTTCTTATTTCCGTTGATATTTGCATACAGCCGAATTTACCTAGGTTTGCATTACCCATTGGATATTTTGACGGGTTATGTTTTTGGAGCTACCTTCGGATATATAGCCTACAAATGGTATCAAAAATACGTTTTAAAGAACTCTTGA
- a CDS encoding PAS domain S-box protein codes for MPLTNKTIESVIRSEKFQEECLSIIVFAAEICKTAVVVLSYSENNNETIIAHTENNSYLFAENYQESTIPNTPENKVAEKSRSDYQIDIPIVIGQKKAVLLLCFCETNPKTWSAIQLKTIDHIVHQIQNTFELHLHQLETIQKDFFKKVLDRLPTDVAVFDKNHKYLYVNPAAIQNDELREFIIGKDDFEYAKHTHRKDHFAQERRNRFIAAATTKSVIEWIDEIPKNNGTPTYHTRKLAPVFNELGELEMMVGFGGDITALKKAEADLKISNERFSYSSQATSDVLWNWNMMTNEIFIGESHATLFGHQFENNTITAFDFENLIHPDDKERYSKHFKEVIESNSTKWTDEYRYLKADGSYSFVSDKAIIIRNEAGKAIRMIGAMEDITDRRNVEEQNRLLIEENNRNKNLQLNEAKNMYRLLADNTVDLICLHNLDTTFEYISPSIKKLTGYTPEELIGEFPMNFVHPKDLEIIQKSYGSFITEKEDDNAHVEARFKNKKGDYIWFEIKAKIVKEDGKPISFQTSARDITQKKEVQYAMKKALAQERELNELRTNLVSTISHEFRTPMTTIRTSAELIEMYIEGHNFVHSAQLQKRINTITEEIDRIVELMNAVLTISKHDAGKTNFKPIAFDLKQICLDVIETSYSRQMDGRKVQTNFEGDHFTVFADKSLMEYSLFNLLNNAFKYSEGSSDIQLNLKAMDNTIEIQIIDFGIGIPEKDIPKLFNTFFRASNTEGIQGTGLGLYIVKTFTNRNSGTIQVASKLGKGTQVTLQFPILKS; via the coding sequence ATGCCCTTAACAAACAAAACTATTGAGTCTGTAATTCGATCAGAAAAATTTCAAGAAGAATGTCTTTCAATTATTGTATTTGCAGCCGAAATCTGTAAAACAGCAGTGGTTGTTTTATCCTATTCGGAGAACAATAATGAAACCATAATTGCACATACAGAGAACAACTCTTATCTCTTTGCTGAAAATTATCAAGAATCAACAATACCAAATACACCTGAAAACAAAGTAGCAGAGAAGTCTCGTTCTGATTATCAAATTGACATCCCTATAGTTATTGGTCAAAAAAAGGCTGTCTTACTTCTTTGCTTTTGTGAAACTAATCCAAAAACATGGTCTGCCATTCAATTAAAAACGATTGACCATATAGTACATCAAATACAAAACACTTTTGAATTACATCTTCATCAATTAGAAACCATTCAAAAAGATTTTTTTAAAAAAGTTTTGGATCGCTTACCTACTGATGTAGCTGTTTTTGATAAAAATCACAAATACTTATATGTTAATCCAGCGGCCATACAAAATGACGAACTTCGTGAATTCATCATTGGCAAAGATGATTTTGAATATGCCAAACATACCCATAGAAAAGACCACTTTGCTCAAGAAAGAAGGAATCGGTTTATCGCTGCTGCAACAACAAAGTCAGTAATTGAATGGATTGATGAAATACCCAAAAACAACGGCACACCCACCTATCATACTCGTAAATTAGCCCCTGTTTTCAACGAATTGGGTGAATTAGAAATGATGGTTGGTTTTGGAGGAGATATAACAGCACTCAAAAAAGCAGAAGCCGATTTAAAAATTAGTAACGAACGCTTTAGTTATTCGAGCCAAGCTACCTCTGATGTACTTTGGAATTGGAATATGATGACCAATGAAATTTTTATTGGAGAATCTCACGCAACCCTATTTGGCCATCAATTTGAAAATAATACAATTACTGCTTTTGATTTTGAAAACCTCATTCACCCAGACGATAAAGAAAGGTATTCCAAACATTTTAAAGAGGTAATTGAAAGCAACTCTACTAAATGGACCGATGAATACCGCTACCTAAAAGCAGACGGCAGTTATTCCTTTGTTAGCGATAAAGCAATAATCATTAGAAATGAAGCTGGAAAAGCAATCCGAATGATTGGAGCTATGGAAGATATTACTGATAGAAGAAATGTAGAAGAACAAAATCGTTTGTTAATCGAGGAAAATAACCGCAACAAAAACCTTCAACTCAATGAGGCAAAAAACATGTACCGTCTTTTGGCAGACAATACGGTGGATTTAATTTGTTTGCATAACCTAGACACTACCTTTGAATACATTTCGCCTTCTATAAAAAAACTAACCGGTTATACCCCAGAAGAACTCATTGGAGAGTTCCCAATGAACTTTGTACATCCTAAAGATTTGGAAATAATTCAGAAAAGCTATGGCAGTTTCATTACTGAAAAAGAAGATGATAATGCACATGTTGAGGCACGATTTAAAAACAAAAAAGGAGACTATATCTGGTTCGAAATCAAAGCCAAAATTGTAAAAGAAGACGGAAAACCAATAAGTTTTCAGACTAGTGCGCGTGATATCACACAGAAAAAAGAGGTGCAATACGCAATGAAAAAAGCATTAGCACAGGAACGGGAATTAAACGAATTAAGAACCAATTTAGTATCCACTATTTCTCATGAATTCCGAACTCCCATGACAACCATTAGAACCAGTGCAGAATTGATTGAAATGTATATTGAAGGACATAATTTCGTCCACTCTGCTCAACTACAAAAAAGAATCAATACCATTACCGAAGAAATTGACCGCATTGTGGAATTAATGAACGCCGTTCTTACTATTTCGAAACATGATGCAGGCAAAACCAATTTCAAACCAATTGCTTTTGACTTAAAACAAATTTGTCTAGATGTTATAGAAACCAGTTATTCACGCCAAATGGATGGCAGAAAAGTGCAAACTAACTTTGAAGGTGATCATTTTACTGTTTTTGCAGATAAAAGTTTAATGGAATATTCACTATTCAATCTTTTAAACAATGCCTTTAAATATTCAGAAGGGTCTAGTGACATTCAATTGAATCTGAAAGCAATGGACAATACAATTGAAATTCAAATAATTGATTTTGGGATTGGAATCCCTGAAAAAGATATCCCTAAACTATTCAACACCTTTTTTAGAGCCAGCAATACCGAAGGAATTCAAGGAACTGGCTTAGGTCTTTACATTGTAAAAACATTTACTAATCGAAACTCTGGCACAATTCAGGTTGCCAGTAAACTCGGAAAAGGAACTCAAGTTACTCTTCAATTTCCAATACTAAAATCGTAA
- the dnaG gene encoding DNA primase, giving the protein MISKATIDTVYETARVEEVIGDFVQLKRAGSNYKGLSPFSDERSPSFMVSPVKQIWKDFSSGKGGNSVAFLMEHEHFTYPEAIRYLAKKYNIEIEETEQTDEEKANTDIKESMYLVSEFAKNYFHSTLLHSEEGKAIGLSYFKERGFTNETISKFALGYSPETWDAFTKEALGKGYKLEFLESTGLTIPKEDRPFDRFKGRVMFPIQSMSGRILGFGGRILTNDKKAAKYLNSPESEIYHKSKVLYGIFQAKQAIAKQNNCYLVEGYTDVIQFNQAGIENVVASSGTALTPDQIRLINRLTKNITVLFDGDAAGLRASIRGIDLILEEGMNVKVCAFPDGEDPDSFAKKTSYDDLVAYLETNAKDFIQFKASLLMKDAQNDPIKKADLIREMVQSISKIPDRIQREIYIQECSRIMDISEQVLVSTLAQLVQKDIAEVGKKQKQEQKAFEVVKNEAPVQAQKIDILYHLERKIIEILLLYGNKMEEFEDVLLKTNAEGEIEQVVEKKEYKVYQRIYLSLQEDEVELANPLFRAIFNDLINYYLQNEDFGIENYLKHLPDQFAQEVTDILMEDERLTLHKWDDQNIFVKQKSETVSQHTSEIIISMREYLINKLILDLMSEFVEKPDSDQEELKVLINDYNKLKVNLTGTIGRIRSTYI; this is encoded by the coding sequence ATGATTTCAAAAGCTACCATAGATACCGTTTACGAAACTGCTCGAGTAGAGGAGGTTATTGGTGATTTTGTACAATTAAAAAGAGCGGGTAGTAATTATAAAGGGCTTAGTCCTTTCTCTGATGAGCGTTCTCCTTCGTTTATGGTATCGCCGGTGAAACAAATCTGGAAAGATTTTAGTTCTGGAAAAGGAGGAAACTCGGTGGCATTCTTAATGGAACACGAGCATTTTACTTATCCTGAAGCCATTCGCTATTTAGCCAAAAAATACAATATTGAAATAGAAGAAACTGAGCAAACAGACGAAGAAAAAGCCAATACCGACATTAAAGAAAGTATGTATTTAGTTTCGGAATTTGCCAAAAACTATTTCCATAGCACCCTTTTACATTCTGAAGAAGGAAAAGCAATTGGGCTTTCCTATTTTAAAGAAAGAGGTTTTACAAATGAGACTATTTCGAAGTTTGCTTTAGGATATTCTCCGGAAACTTGGGATGCCTTTACCAAAGAAGCGCTGGGAAAAGGGTACAAATTAGAATTCTTAGAAAGCACCGGATTAACAATTCCCAAAGAAGATAGACCTTTTGATCGTTTTAAAGGCCGTGTGATGTTCCCAATACAAAGTATGTCGGGAAGAATCCTTGGTTTTGGTGGGCGTATATTAACCAATGATAAAAAAGCGGCCAAATACCTTAATTCACCAGAGAGTGAAATCTACCATAAAAGCAAAGTACTCTATGGTATTTTTCAGGCGAAGCAAGCTATTGCCAAACAAAATAATTGTTATTTAGTTGAAGGTTATACGGATGTTATTCAGTTCAATCAAGCTGGGATAGAAAATGTTGTAGCTTCTTCTGGAACAGCTTTGACACCGGATCAAATTAGATTAATCAATCGGCTGACCAAGAATATCACAGTGCTTTTTGATGGAGATGCTGCTGGACTTCGCGCTTCTATTCGAGGAATCGATTTGATTCTAGAAGAAGGTATGAACGTGAAAGTTTGTGCTTTTCCTGATGGGGAAGATCCAGATAGTTTTGCCAAGAAAACTTCTTATGATGATTTAGTCGCTTATTTAGAGACAAATGCTAAGGATTTTATCCAATTCAAAGCCTCGCTTTTGATGAAGGATGCGCAAAACGATCCAATCAAAAAAGCCGACTTGATTCGGGAAATGGTGCAAAGTATTTCTAAAATACCAGATCGAATTCAACGAGAAATATATATTCAGGAATGTTCTCGGATTATGGATATTTCGGAGCAAGTTTTGGTCAGCACATTGGCACAACTCGTTCAAAAAGATATTGCAGAAGTTGGTAAAAAACAAAAGCAAGAACAAAAAGCCTTCGAGGTTGTTAAAAATGAAGCGCCAGTTCAAGCTCAAAAAATTGATATTTTATACCATTTGGAACGCAAAATCATTGAGATTTTATTGTTGTATGGAAATAAAATGGAAGAGTTTGAAGATGTTCTTTTGAAAACCAATGCTGAAGGAGAAATTGAACAGGTGGTTGAAAAGAAAGAATACAAAGTATATCAACGCATTTATTTGAGTTTGCAAGAAGACGAGGTAGAATTAGCAAATCCTTTGTTCAGGGCTATTTTCAATGATTTGATCAATTATTATTTGCAAAATGAAGATTTTGGGATCGAAAATTACCTCAAACATTTACCCGATCAATTTGCTCAAGAAGTCACCGATATATTAATGGAAGATGAACGACTAACGCTTCATAAATGGGATGACCAAAATATTTTTGTCAAACAGAAATCAGAAACGGTGAGTCAACATACTTCAGAAATTATTATTTCCATGCGCGAGTATTTAATCAATAAATTGATTTTGGATTTAATGAGTGAGTTTGTAGAAAAACCCGACTCTGATCAAGAAGAATTAAAGGTCTTGATTAATGATTACAACAAACTAAAAGTCAATCTAACGGGAACTATAGGAAGAATTCGTTCCACTTATATATAA
- a CDS encoding twin-arginine translocase TatA/TatE family subunit, with protein sequence MFGIGGGELIFIMFIVLMLFGSDKVPEIARTVGKTMAQIKNATNDIKSEIQKGAEANGFDKQSLADLTGNISAEIDKAKENLLGDTSAITDFSSTVTSEITQVQNGLSVEENKTEVSAVAIEEEVEGPIKRQM encoded by the coding sequence ATGTTTGGAATAGGTGGAGGTGAATTAATTTTCATCATGTTTATTGTTCTTATGTTGTTTGGATCTGATAAAGTTCCTGAAATAGCCCGTACTGTTGGTAAAACAATGGCGCAAATTAAAAACGCTACAAACGATATCAAATCTGAAATTCAAAAAGGGGCTGAGGCCAATGGATTTGATAAACAATCATTAGCTGATTTGACAGGAAATATCAGTGCAGAAATTGATAAAGCGAAGGAAAATTTATTGGGAGATACTAGTGCTATAACCGATTTCTCATCCACAGTAACATCTGAAATAACGCAAGTACAAAATGGGCTTTCTGTTGAAGAAAATAAAACCGAAGTTAGTGCTGTAGCAATAGAAGAAGAGGTTGAAGGACCAATAAAACGCCAAATGTAA
- a CDS encoding O-methyltransferase, translating to MHFISQELEDYIEKHSEQEPQHLAALNKETYQKILLPRMLSGHFQGRVLSMLSKLIRPVNILEIGTYTGYSALCLCEGMQENGQLHTIDIKEELIDFQRKHFDKSPWGNQIVQHLGEAIDIIPGLDLKFDLVFIDADKENYINYFEMIVPKINKGGIILSDNVLWSGKVLEPLQKNDLSTKILLEYNQLLKNDPRVETVLLPIRDGLTVSRVL from the coding sequence ATGCACTTCATTTCACAAGAACTCGAAGATTATATCGAAAAACATTCGGAACAAGAACCGCAACATTTAGCGGCTTTAAACAAAGAAACCTACCAAAAAATTTTGTTACCAAGAATGTTGAGCGGTCATTTTCAGGGCCGTGTTTTGAGTATGTTGTCTAAATTAATTCGCCCAGTAAATATTCTCGAAATTGGAACTTACACTGGCTATTCTGCTTTGTGTTTGTGTGAGGGAATGCAAGAAAACGGACAATTACACACCATTGACATTAAAGAAGAGTTAATTGATTTTCAGCGAAAACATTTTGACAAATCGCCTTGGGGCAACCAAATCGTGCAACATTTGGGAGAAGCCATAGATATTATTCCGGGTTTGGATTTGAAATTCGATTTGGTTTTTATCGATGCCGACAAAGAAAACTACATCAATTATTTTGAAATGATTGTTCCGAAAATAAACAAAGGCGGCATCATTTTATCGGATAATGTATTGTGGAGTGGCAAAGTTTTGGAACCGCTTCAAAAAAATGATTTGAGCACTAAAATACTTTTAGAGTACAATCAATTACTAAAGAATGATCCTAGAGTAGAAACGGTTTTATTACCTATCCGAGACGGATTAACGGTTTCAAGAGTTCTTTAA